The DNA window CGGAAATAATTTTTAGCAGCTGTGTAGCCTTGTGTATATAAAAAATTATATTTTCCATCATTTGGACTTATATTAAAATCTATAAATGATATATCCTTTGTATCTATTTGAATAGATCTTAATTGATCTTTAGGACTATGATTATAAACATCCTGCTGAACGCTTGCAAAGGATATCAATAGATTTTCTATATATTCTATGAAGTTTTTTAGTTCATGATATTTTGGGGTGCTTTTAAATCTTGCTCCTAAAGTTTGAACATTTACACCATTAACCAGGCTATCTCTGAAATAATTAGTATCAAATATTTTTATAGGATAGTTTCTCATAATGCCACCATCACAAAATATGTGTGGCATTGATTTTTTAGCTTGTGTATCTTCATTGATTTTTATGGATTCAAAAAAGAGAGGGATAGACATAGAAATCCTTACTGCTTGAGCTACTTCCATATGAGGAGTTGTTTCATAGGAGAATACCTTGGAGCTTTTAGTAGATATATCTGTACCAATAATATATAAATCTAAAAAAGGTCTTTTGTTTTT is part of the Crassaminicella profunda genome and encodes:
- a CDS encoding patatin-like phospholipase family protein, coding for MKFHYKINNLVFEGGGVLGIAYLGVLDFLYNHGILQNVKRVAGTSAGAITACITSFALSFNEMKKVADTLDYRKIPQKSEHPNLNEILIPLKKDFEEIFENIDCMYRLMNDYGWYSSEYFYEWMKEQIASQFDPSKKLPPYTFEDFKNSSIHKNKRPFLDLYIIGTDISTKSSKVFSYETTPHMEVAQAVRISMSIPLFFESIKINEDTQAKKSMPHIFCDGGIMRNYPIKIFDTNYFRDSLVNGVNVQTLGARFKSTPKYHELKNFIEYIENLLISFASVQQDVYNHSPKDQLRSIQIDTKDISFIDFNISPNDGKYNFLYTQGYTAAKNYFRKKRFFSR